In Pollutimonas sp. M17, a single genomic region encodes these proteins:
- a CDS encoding DMT family transporter, giving the protein MTHRITPSTVLLLLVPPFLWAGNAVLGRIVSDMVPPITLNFLRWAIAFLILLPLGHSVLSRGSGLWARRKRYALLGLLGVGLYNTLQYMALHTSTPINVTLVGASMPVWMLVVGFLFFGARIGGHQLVGAALSMMGVLVVLSHGQWEQLLSMRFVAGDVFMIVATIVWAFYSWLLTRGGEEGGIRRNWATLLLAQISFGVVWSGGFAAGEWALTDARIDWSWGLAAALIYFAVGPAIVAFRCWGAGVGRVGPTIAGFFNNLTPLFAALMSSAFLGETPHAYHAVAFLFIVGGIVLSSRSRPAS; this is encoded by the coding sequence ATGACTCATAGAATCACGCCTTCGACTGTCCTGCTTTTGCTTGTTCCCCCGTTTCTCTGGGCCGGCAACGCGGTATTGGGGCGCATCGTCAGCGACATGGTGCCGCCCATTACCCTGAATTTTTTGCGCTGGGCCATCGCTTTCCTCATCTTGCTGCCACTGGGCCATTCCGTCCTGAGCCGGGGCAGCGGCTTGTGGGCCCGCAGGAAGCGCTATGCGCTGCTGGGCCTGCTGGGCGTCGGGCTGTACAACACCCTGCAGTACATGGCCCTGCATACCTCCACGCCGATCAACGTGACACTGGTCGGCGCCAGCATGCCGGTATGGATGCTGGTGGTGGGCTTTTTGTTCTTCGGCGCGCGCATCGGCGGGCATCAACTGGTCGGCGCAGCCTTGTCCATGATGGGCGTGCTGGTGGTGCTCAGCCACGGTCAATGGGAGCAGCTGCTGTCCATGCGCTTCGTCGCCGGGGATGTCTTCATGATCGTGGCCACGATCGTGTGGGCCTTCTATAGCTGGCTGTTGACGCGGGGCGGCGAGGAGGGAGGTATCCGGCGCAACTGGGCCACGCTGCTGCTGGCGCAGATTTCCTTCGGTGTGGTCTGGTCGGGCGGATTCGCCGCCGGCGAATGGGCGCTGACCGACGCGCGAATCGACTGGAGCTGGGGACTTGCGGCCGCGCTGATTTATTTTGCGGTGGGCCCCGCCATCGTGGCGTTCCGGTGCTGGGGGGCGGGGGTGGGCCGGGTGGGCCCGACGATCGCCGGTTTTTTCAATAACCTTACGCCCTTGTTCGCCGCCCTGATGTCATCGGCTTTTCTTGGCGAAACCCCGCATGCCTATCATGCGGTGGCCTTTCTTTTCATTGTCGGCGGCATCGTGCTGTCGTCCCGGTCTCGTCCGGCATCCTGA
- a CDS encoding DMT family transporter, which yields MTKPPGRLLAYVCLALSMSLVGAYVALTKPLALALPVFLLGWLRFGIGGIAMLRWLRKPAGEPPLSGQTRKLIFLESFLGNFLFTLCMIVGVSLTSAVSAGVIMSAIPAMVALMSWIFLKEEIGPRVWAAVACGALGIGLLSLAQAGAPDAPQASSDGGRAWLGNVLIFGAVLCEASYAVIGKKLTAVLSPKRISAIINLWGFVLMTPLGLYTALQFDFAAVRVEMWVLLLFYALAASVWTVWLWMTGLKSVPASRAGVFTVMLPISAALVGVLVLGETLTALQVIAFAIALAGLLLATLPARRTV from the coding sequence ATGACCAAGCCTCCTGGCCGGCTGCTCGCCTACGTTTGCCTTGCACTCAGCATGTCTCTGGTCGGCGCCTATGTGGCGCTGACCAAGCCCCTGGCGCTGGCATTGCCTGTATTTCTCCTGGGCTGGCTGCGCTTCGGCATAGGCGGCATCGCCATGCTGCGCTGGCTGCGCAAGCCCGCGGGCGAGCCGCCCTTGTCGGGCCAGACGCGGAAACTGATTTTCCTCGAGTCCTTCCTGGGCAACTTCCTGTTCACCTTGTGCATGATCGTGGGCGTGAGCCTGACCAGCGCTGTGTCCGCGGGAGTGATCATGTCCGCCATTCCCGCCATGGTCGCCTTGATGAGCTGGATATTCCTTAAAGAAGAGATCGGCCCGCGCGTCTGGGCGGCGGTGGCTTGCGGCGCCCTGGGCATAGGCTTGCTGTCGCTGGCCCAGGCCGGCGCTCCCGATGCGCCCCAGGCATCGAGCGACGGTGGGCGGGCCTGGCTGGGCAACGTGCTGATCTTCGGCGCGGTCCTATGTGAAGCATCGTATGCGGTCATCGGCAAGAAGCTGACCGCGGTGCTCAGCCCCAAGCGCATCAGCGCCATCATCAATCTGTGGGGTTTCGTCCTGATGACGCCGCTTGGGCTGTATACGGCGCTGCAGTTCGATTTCGCGGCGGTGCGCGTCGAAATGTGGGTCCTGCTGCTGTTCTATGCGCTGGCGGCCAGTGTGTGGACGGTATGGCTATGGATGACGGGACTGAAGTCCGTTCCGGCCTCGCGCGCCGGGGTGTTCACCGTCATGCTGCCCATCAGCGCCGCCCTGGTGGGCGTGCTGGTTCTGGGCGAGACCTTGACGGCATTGCAGGTGATCGCGTTTGCCATCGCGCTGGCCGGGCTGCTGCTGGCGACCCTGCCGGCCAGGCGGACTGTGTAG
- a CDS encoding aspartate/glutamate racemase family protein → MRTIGLLGGMSWESTADYYREINQGIKKALGGLHSAKLVLYSVDFETIEKLQHAGDWKGAEAVLVKAAKRIEAAGADFLLICTNTMHKLADPIEQAICIPLLHIADATAEALLEHGIKSVGLLGTAFTMEQDFYKGRLEQKYGLEVLVPDAPDRKIVHDVIYQELCLGKVVPESRAQYLRIIDALAARGAQAVILGCTEIGLLVKQADSSVMLFDTTLIHAGAAVERAI, encoded by the coding sequence ATGAGAACGATAGGATTGCTTGGCGGCATGAGCTGGGAGAGCACGGCGGATTATTACCGCGAAATCAACCAGGGCATCAAGAAGGCGCTTGGCGGATTGCATTCCGCCAAACTGGTGCTTTACAGCGTGGATTTCGAAACCATAGAGAAGCTGCAGCATGCGGGCGATTGGAAGGGCGCCGAAGCCGTCCTGGTCAAGGCGGCAAAGCGCATCGAGGCGGCCGGCGCCGATTTTCTGCTGATCTGCACCAACACCATGCACAAGCTGGCCGACCCGATAGAGCAGGCCATCTGCATCCCCTTGCTGCACATCGCCGATGCCACGGCCGAGGCATTGCTGGAGCATGGCATCAAGAGCGTGGGCCTGCTGGGCACGGCGTTCACCATGGAACAGGATTTCTACAAGGGGCGGCTGGAGCAGAAATATGGCCTTGAAGTGCTGGTGCCCGACGCGCCCGACCGCAAGATCGTACACGACGTGATCTATCAGGAGCTTTGCCTGGGCAAGGTCGTTCCGGAATCCAGGGCACAGTATTTGCGCATCATCGATGCGCTGGCGGCCCGGGGCGCGCAGGCGGTGATACTGGGCTGCACGGAAATCGGCCTGCTGGTGAAGCAGGCCGACAGTTCCGTCATGCTGTTCGACACCACGCTGATCCATGCCGGGGCGGCGGTCGAACGGGCCATCTGA
- a CDS encoding winged helix-turn-helix transcriptional regulator → MAIKRSYLDACAAAHALDLIGERWALLVVRELLLGPKRFTDLRKGLPSISPNVLTQRLNELEADSVIVRRRLPPPAASWVYELTDWGRELEPVMLQLVRWGVRSPSFIRGGKVGADALMLSFKVMFDPQRARGLTLCIQFEFGDETFRARVGDGQVDVARGEAEHPQASIHCEPQTVLQLAYGKADLDAAAKDGRLRCTGSKSAIAQFFNCFVLPDRAQDAGRDRDDSTMPPTMKRKATA, encoded by the coding sequence ATGGCAATAAAACGCAGTTACCTCGATGCGTGCGCCGCCGCGCACGCCTTGGACCTGATCGGCGAGCGCTGGGCGCTGCTGGTGGTCCGCGAACTGCTTCTGGGGCCCAAGCGCTTTACCGATTTGCGCAAAGGCCTTCCCTCCATCAGCCCCAATGTGCTCACACAGCGCCTGAACGAATTGGAGGCCGATTCGGTCATAGTGCGGCGCCGGCTCCCTCCTCCGGCGGCCTCCTGGGTGTACGAACTGACCGACTGGGGACGAGAGCTGGAACCGGTCATGCTGCAATTGGTTCGCTGGGGCGTGCGATCCCCTTCCTTCATCCGCGGAGGCAAGGTGGGCGCCGACGCGCTGATGCTTTCCTTCAAGGTGATGTTCGATCCGCAGCGCGCCCGCGGCCTGACCTTGTGCATACAGTTCGAGTTCGGCGACGAAACCTTTCGTGCGCGGGTCGGAGATGGACAGGTGGACGTCGCCCGGGGCGAGGCCGAGCACCCCCAGGCTTCGATCCATTGCGAACCGCAAACCGTGCTTCAGCTGGCTTATGGCAAGGCGGATCTGGACGCGGCGGCCAAGGATGGACGGCTGCGCTGCACAGGCAGCAAATCGGCCATCGCGCAGTTCTTCAATTGCTTCGTCTTGCCCGACCGCGCTCAGGATGCCGGACGAGACCGGGACGACAGCACGATGCCGCCGACAATGAAAAGAAAGGCCACCGCATGA
- the epsC gene encoding serine O-acetyltransferase EpsC, producing MAVFDIHPIVQDLNAVRQDWRASQKRSREPGGREFPSPQAISHILDDLKGVLFPMRLGPLDLRQESEDFYVGHTLDSALHALLNQVRLEMRYQRRHEHRNDDEIEEKAIAAVQSFAGSLPEIRRQLDADVLAAFQGDPAARSVDEVLLCYPGVLAMIHHRVAHQFYKLDLPLLARMSSELAHSQTGIDIHPGAQIGPSFFIDHGTGVVIGETAIIGQRVRIYQAVTLGAKRFPTDSNGKLEKGLPRHPIVEDDVVIYAGATILGRVTLGRGCTIGGNVWLIDDVPAGAHVTQADSQGTRSCDPAAADSTL from the coding sequence ATGGCCGTTTTCGATATCCATCCCATAGTCCAAGACCTGAACGCCGTCCGGCAGGACTGGCGCGCGTCCCAGAAACGCTCGCGCGAGCCCGGCGGACGCGAGTTCCCATCGCCGCAAGCCATTTCGCATATCCTGGACGACCTTAAAGGCGTGTTGTTCCCCATGCGCCTGGGTCCGCTGGATCTGCGCCAGGAAAGCGAAGACTTCTATGTCGGCCACACCCTGGACTCGGCCCTGCATGCCCTGCTGAATCAGGTCCGGCTGGAAATGCGCTATCAGCGGCGCCACGAGCATCGCAACGACGATGAGATCGAGGAAAAGGCCATCGCGGCGGTGCAGTCCTTTGCCGGCTCGCTGCCCGAAATCCGCCGCCAGCTCGACGCCGACGTGCTGGCCGCCTTCCAGGGCGATCCCGCCGCGCGCAGCGTCGATGAAGTCCTGCTGTGCTATCCGGGTGTGCTGGCCATGATCCACCACCGCGTGGCGCACCAGTTCTACAAGCTGGATCTGCCTCTGCTGGCCCGCATGTCCTCCGAGCTGGCCCATTCCCAGACCGGCATCGACATCCACCCCGGCGCCCAGATCGGCCCCAGCTTCTTCATCGACCACGGCACGGGCGTGGTCATCGGCGAAACGGCCATCATCGGCCAGCGCGTGCGCATCTACCAGGCCGTCACCCTGGGCGCCAAGCGTTTTCCCACGGATTCGAACGGCAAGCTCGAAAAGGGCCTGCCCCGCCACCCCATCGTGGAGGACGATGTGGTCATCTACGCGGGCGCCACCATATTGGGCCGGGTGACGCTGGGACGCGGATGCACCATAGGCGGGAACGTCTGGCTGATCGACGACGTGCCGGCGGGCGCCCACGTGACCCAGGCCGATTCGCAGGGCACGCGCAGCTGCGACCCCGCCGCGGCGGACTCCACCCTATAG
- the recJ gene encoding single-stranded-DNA-specific exonuclease RecJ, with the protein MAARQPQCMEEVVVTPRLSIRSADFEAAKALEAAGIHPLLSRLWAARGVRHPSETQLIWAAMIPPGKLTHVQRAAAVLADAIQARKRLLIVADYDCDGATACAVGLRALRGMGAIVDFLVPNRFETGYGLSPAVVELAARHHAGRPDMLITVDNGIASLDGVEAARLAGIDVLITDHHLPGDTLPNALAIVNPNQPGCGFPSKNLAGVGVIFYLMLALRAELRQRGVYAADGGPRLDNLADLVALGTVADVVKLDANNRLLVTQGLQKMRAGRMQPGLRALFAVAGREPRQASGFDLGFALGPRINAAGRLADMSIGIHCLTTDDEGQALELARQLDAMNQERRGIEAAMREEALAAIETSLPTMGASVCVYSPDWHQGVVGLVASRLKESYWRPTLAFARSDEGELRGSGRSIPDVHLRDVLDLVSKRHPGIILKFGGHAMAAGLSLREDAYDIFVAGFDAAVQELSGRKSFDPIIETDGSLETGYANADVAGLLQQQVWGAGFPAPVFRDTFHVRQQRLLKEKHLKLSLERGHQRFDAIWFNHADMLPEQIDAAYRLDQNVWNGMVSAQLIIEYACGAQG; encoded by the coding sequence ATGGCTGCCCGGCAGCCGCAATGCATGGAGGAAGTGGTGGTCACACCAAGACTAAGCATACGTTCCGCCGATTTCGAGGCGGCCAAGGCACTGGAAGCCGCCGGCATACACCCCCTGCTTTCGCGGCTGTGGGCGGCGCGCGGCGTGCGCCATCCCAGTGAAACGCAGTTGATCTGGGCAGCCATGATCCCGCCCGGCAAGTTGACGCATGTGCAGCGCGCGGCCGCGGTGCTGGCCGATGCCATCCAGGCGCGCAAGAGACTGCTGATCGTCGCCGATTACGACTGCGATGGCGCCACGGCCTGCGCGGTGGGCCTGCGCGCCCTGCGCGGCATGGGCGCCATCGTGGACTTCCTGGTTCCCAACCGCTTCGAGACCGGCTATGGCCTGTCGCCCGCCGTCGTCGAGCTGGCCGCCCGGCATCACGCCGGCAGACCCGACATGCTCATCACCGTGGACAATGGCATCGCCAGCCTGGACGGCGTGGAAGCCGCAAGGCTGGCGGGCATCGACGTGCTCATCACCGACCATCACCTGCCCGGCGACACCCTGCCCAATGCCCTGGCCATCGTCAATCCCAATCAGCCCGGCTGCGGTTTTCCGTCCAAGAACCTGGCGGGCGTAGGCGTGATCTTCTACCTGATGCTGGCCCTGCGCGCCGAGCTGCGCCAACGCGGAGTCTATGCCGCCGACGGCGGCCCGCGGCTGGACAACCTGGCCGATCTTGTCGCGCTGGGCACGGTGGCCGACGTGGTCAAGCTGGACGCCAACAACCGCCTGCTGGTCACGCAGGGCTTGCAGAAGATGCGCGCGGGCCGCATGCAGCCCGGCCTGCGCGCCCTGTTCGCCGTCGCCGGGCGCGAGCCGCGCCAGGCCAGCGGCTTCGACCTGGGTTTCGCCCTGGGCCCGCGCATCAACGCGGCCGGCCGCCTGGCCGACATGAGTATCGGCATACATTGCCTGACCACGGACGACGAGGGCCAGGCGCTGGAGCTGGCCCGGCAACTGGACGCCATGAACCAGGAACGGCGCGGCATCGAGGCCGCCATGCGCGAAGAGGCGCTGGCCGCCATCGAAACCTCACTGCCCACAATGGGCGCCAGCGTTTGCGTATACAGCCCCGACTGGCACCAGGGCGTGGTGGGGTTGGTGGCTTCGCGCCTGAAAGAAAGCTATTGGCGCCCGACGCTCGCCTTCGCGCGCTCCGACGAAGGCGAGCTGCGCGGATCGGGCCGATCCATCCCCGACGTGCACCTGCGCGACGTGCTGGACCTGGTCTCCAAGCGCCACCCGGGCATCATCCTGAAATTCGGCGGCCATGCCATGGCGGCCGGCCTGAGCCTGCGCGAAGATGCCTACGACATTTTCGTTGCCGGCTTCGACGCCGCCGTGCAGGAGCTGAGCGGCCGCAAGAGCTTCGATCCCATCATAGAAACCGACGGGTCGCTGGAAACCGGCTATGCGAACGCCGACGTGGCGGGACTGCTGCAACAGCAGGTTTGGGGCGCCGGCTTTCCGGCCCCCGTGTTCCGGGATACTTTCCACGTGCGCCAGCAAAGGCTGCTGAAGGAAAAGCACCTGAAGCTCAGCCTGGAACGGGGTCATCAGCGCTTCGACGCCATCTGGTTCAACCACGCCGACATGCTGCCCGAACAGATCGACGCGGCCTACCGGCTGGACCAGAACGTCTGGAACGGCATGGTCTCGGCGCAGCTGATCATCGAATACGCCTGCGGGGCACAGGGCTGA
- a CDS encoding transporter substrate-binding domain-containing protein yields MNTGSRGSVSGSACWFAALLLGAGSAWGASAASAADQGGAAKSLVVGMHYVVPPFVGGSKVRTPEAIDTALAEDLAAKLDADLRTVPMAVPGSGNQAGRLALKADVALAAIGPGQVPPPSFTAVPTGYTARPMAIMRTDTDIKAWDQLKGRTVCLSEGGLYVGDMARRYGAIEIIFKAPADSLLALRTGGCDAAVHDDVMLKELLKLPEWKKFSASLPPGPAAPLAFIVPEDDAATVSLLKKLVLEWKRKKHLADLTRTRVRDIAFEVYLDQVVADCH; encoded by the coding sequence ATGAATACGGGAAGCCGGGGCAGCGTGTCGGGGTCAGCGTGCTGGTTCGCGGCGCTGCTGCTGGGTGCGGGCTCGGCCTGGGGCGCCAGCGCGGCCAGCGCGGCGGACCAGGGCGGGGCGGCCAAAAGCCTGGTGGTGGGCATGCATTATGTCGTGCCGCCTTTCGTGGGCGGATCCAAGGTCCGCACGCCGGAAGCCATCGATACCGCGCTGGCCGAAGACCTGGCGGCCAAGCTGGATGCCGACTTGCGCACGGTGCCCATGGCCGTCCCGGGCAGTGGCAATCAGGCCGGGCGGCTCGCTCTCAAGGCGGATGTTGCGCTGGCCGCCATCGGCCCCGGTCAGGTCCCGCCGCCGTCTTTTACCGCTGTGCCCACCGGCTACACCGCGCGCCCCATGGCCATCATGCGCACGGACACCGACATCAAGGCCTGGGACCAACTGAAGGGACGGACGGTCTGCCTGTCGGAGGGCGGCCTGTATGTGGGGGACATGGCGCGGCGGTACGGCGCCATTGAGATCATATTCAAGGCGCCCGCCGATTCCCTGCTGGCGCTGCGCACGGGCGGATGCGACGCCGCGGTGCACGACGATGTGATGTTGAAGGAATTGCTGAAGCTGCCCGAGTGGAAGAAGTTTTCCGCCAGCCTGCCGCCGGGGCCGGCCGCGCCGCTGGCCTTCATCGTCCCCGAGGACGATGCCGCCACCGTGTCCCTGTTGAAGAAGCTGGTGCTTGAATGGAAGCGCAAGAAGCACCTGGCGGATCTGACGCGCACCCGGGTGCGCGATATCGCCTTCGAAGTCTATCTGGACCAGGTGGTTGCCGATTGCCACTGA
- a CDS encoding VOC family protein produces the protein MRTARAMFDLEPEGAPAKIRPIPLGMNAVTPHLVCADALGAIEFYKKAFGATEETRLEMAPGKLAHACLRIGDSAIFLVDEVPQWGSVSPRSLKGTPVSIHLYVEDADAAQAKAVAAGAKEIMPVQEMFWGDRYGLVEDPYGHRWSVATHVRDLNAEQIQEAARQMMDTASECPGAKAEAS, from the coding sequence ATGCGCACGGCCAGGGCCATGTTCGACCTGGAGCCGGAGGGGGCCCCCGCCAAGATCAGGCCCATTCCCCTGGGCATGAATGCCGTCACGCCCCATCTGGTCTGCGCCGATGCGCTGGGAGCCATCGAGTTCTACAAGAAGGCGTTCGGTGCGACCGAAGAAACCCGGCTGGAGATGGCGCCGGGCAAGCTGGCTCACGCCTGCCTGAGAATCGGCGATTCCGCCATCTTCCTGGTCGATGAGGTTCCGCAATGGGGCTCGGTCAGCCCCAGGTCGCTCAAGGGCACGCCGGTAAGCATCCACTTGTACGTGGAGGACGCCGACGCCGCCCAGGCCAAGGCGGTGGCGGCGGGCGCGAAGGAAATCATGCCCGTCCAGGAAATGTTCTGGGGCGACCGCTACGGCCTGGTGGAGGATCCCTATGGCCATCGGTGGTCCGTGGCCACGCACGTGCGAGACCTGAACGCCGAGCAGATACAGGAAGCCGCAAGGCAGATGATGGATACCGCGTCCGAGTGTCCGGGCGCCAAAGCCGAAGCGTCCTAG
- a CDS encoding ABC transporter permease: protein MSTQIRISGFRKKLAMVVAVLSILLFWQVAAWFLPDFLMPDVPRVFQRLWNDVQTSDFRASLSGSLVRLGFGYGAALLFGVGFGLIGGVLFFFREVLKSAIIILQSIPSIAWVPLFLIMMGFGNMPIIVVIALAAFFPAALSVMNATESVLNVHVSAARVMGASRWDMLKRVYLPAVMPELITGAQLAFGNAWRALISAEMLIGFGQGLGRSLAYAGETADMMGVMANILTIAILATLIDQVILENLKRRLLRYQYV, encoded by the coding sequence ATGAGCACCCAGATTCGTATTTCCGGTTTTAGAAAGAAGCTCGCCATGGTCGTGGCGGTGCTGTCCATTTTGCTGTTCTGGCAGGTCGCCGCCTGGTTTCTGCCTGATTTCCTGATGCCGGACGTGCCCAGGGTGTTCCAGCGGCTCTGGAACGACGTCCAGACTTCGGACTTTCGCGCAAGCCTGTCGGGCAGCCTGGTCCGCCTTGGGTTCGGATACGGAGCGGCATTGCTCTTCGGCGTGGGCTTCGGCCTGATCGGCGGGGTGCTGTTCTTTTTCCGCGAGGTTCTGAAGTCGGCCATCATCATCCTGCAATCGATTCCGTCGATCGCCTGGGTGCCCCTGTTCCTGATCATGATGGGCTTCGGCAACATGCCCATCATCGTGGTCATTGCACTGGCGGCGTTTTTCCCCGCGGCGCTTTCCGTCATGAATGCGACGGAAAGCGTATTGAACGTGCATGTGTCGGCCGCGCGGGTCATGGGGGCCAGCCGCTGGGACATGCTCAAGCGCGTCTACCTGCCCGCCGTGATGCCCGAACTCATCACCGGAGCCCAACTCGCCTTCGGCAACGCCTGGCGCGCCTTGATTTCAGCTGAAATGCTGATCGGCTTCGGCCAGGGCCTGGGACGTTCGCTGGCCTACGCCGGTGAGACCGCCGACATGATGGGGGTGATGGCCAATATCCTGACCATCGCCATTCTGGCGACCTTGATCGACCAGGTCATCCTGGAAAACCTCAAGCGCCGCCTTTTGCGCTACCAGTACGTTTAG
- a CDS encoding lipoprotein-releasing ABC transporter permease subunit yields the protein MSYELWIGARYAGLARSRRRGGRGDRFVSFIAASSMAGIALGVAALIIVLSVMNGFQTQVRDRMLSVLPHIELYVPRMGPEQVLQEWRQIADMAGKNPEVRGTAPFVAAQGMIVRGEALSGVQIRGIDPALEDAVSDVAGQMIAGRLDALAPGSFSIVLGNQIASSLGVGPGDTVLVLAPQGSISPAGFAPRMRQFTVSGIFSSGYYEYDASLAFINYEDAAKVFRDSGTSGVRLRIADMQQAPLVARQLTRSLPSFVHAQDWTQNNRTWFAAVQTEKRMMFLILALIVAVAAFNLLSSLVMAVKDKRSDIAILRTLGASPREIARIFLVQGSLIGVVGTLLGVGFGMLVAYNIDVIVPFIERMLGVQFLPQQIYFISELPSNPQIADIAVVAATSLVLSLLATLYPSWRASSLQPAQVLRHD from the coding sequence ATGTCTTATGAATTATGGATAGGTGCCCGCTATGCCGGCCTTGCGCGCTCCCGGCGCCGGGGCGGGCGCGGCGACCGTTTTGTTTCCTTCATTGCCGCCAGCTCCATGGCGGGCATTGCGCTGGGCGTGGCGGCGCTGATCATCGTCCTGTCGGTCATGAACGGCTTCCAGACGCAGGTCCGCGACCGCATGCTGTCGGTGCTGCCGCATATCGAGCTGTACGTGCCGCGCATGGGGCCGGAACAGGTCTTGCAGGAATGGCGGCAGATCGCCGACATGGCCGGCAAGAATCCCGAGGTCCGCGGCACGGCCCCCTTCGTGGCGGCCCAGGGCATGATCGTTCGCGGGGAAGCCCTGAGCGGCGTGCAGATACGCGGCATCGATCCCGCGCTCGAGGACGCGGTGTCCGACGTGGCGGGGCAGATGATTGCCGGCCGCCTGGACGCGCTCGCACCGGGCAGTTTTTCCATCGTCCTGGGCAACCAGATCGCCAGTTCGCTGGGCGTCGGGCCCGGGGATACGGTGCTGGTGCTGGCGCCGCAAGGGTCGATCTCGCCCGCCGGTTTCGCGCCGCGCATGCGCCAGTTCACGGTATCGGGCATTTTCTCGTCCGGCTATTACGAATATGACGCCTCGCTGGCCTTCATCAATTACGAGGACGCCGCCAAGGTGTTCCGCGACAGCGGCACCAGCGGCGTGCGCCTGCGCATCGCCGACATGCAGCAGGCGCCGCTGGTGGCCCGGCAACTGACCCGGTCCCTGCCGTCCTTCGTGCATGCGCAGGACTGGACCCAGAACAACCGCACCTGGTTTGCCGCCGTCCAGACGGAAAAGCGCATGATGTTCCTGATACTGGCGCTGATCGTGGCGGTGGCGGCATTCAACCTGCTGTCGTCCCTGGTCATGGCGGTCAAGGACAAGCGTTCCGACATCGCCATCTTGCGCACGCTGGGCGCGAGCCCGCGCGAGATTGCCCGCATCTTCCTGGTGCAGGGCTCGCTGATCGGCGTGGTGGGCACCTTGCTGGGGGTGGGCTTCGGCATGCTGGTGGCGTACAACATCGATGTGATCGTACCTTTCATCGAGCGCATGCTGGGCGTGCAATTCCTGCCGCAGCAAATCTATTTCATCAGCGAACTGCCTTCCAACCCCCAGATCGCCGACATCGCCGTCGTGGCCGCCACTTCGCTGGTGCTGTCGTTGCTGGCAACGCTGTATCCAAGTTGGCGCGCGTCCAGCCTGCAACCCGCACAGGTGCTGCGCCATGACTGA
- a CDS encoding ABC transporter substrate-binding protein, whose translation MKLSRLLLPVLAAFALSGTAAAAEKFKVGYLRVMDDAQAIAAYEGGFYKKHGLDVELVEFKSGTDLIKAIVGGQLDTGVLGFTNAASWSSKGADLKVVGGAQHGFHAIVVRDDTGIKDVAGLKGHTLASQKEGSTADTVLKGVVLKDAGLKPDELSIMGVSPQVAVQSLVGKRVDAAFLFEPQARIAQLIAPVTQIYEVGQVWPFPCMVVITSGDTLKKRKDDVWKSLDAQRDAIDLLQNKPEEGAKLIASYFIAEPSLKTLKHGELPREDIIRDAIKSQTFSPILTDKELARMQEIADIMQEQGSLKTRDGNAFDVSKIIDLEWQKTRKL comes from the coding sequence ATGAAATTGTCACGTTTGCTGCTGCCGGTACTGGCGGCGTTCGCTTTGTCGGGTACGGCCGCGGCCGCCGAGAAGTTCAAGGTCGGCTATCTGCGCGTCATGGACGACGCCCAGGCGATCGCCGCGTACGAGGGCGGCTTCTACAAGAAGCATGGCCTGGATGTTGAACTGGTCGAGTTCAAGTCGGGCACCGACCTGATCAAGGCCATCGTCGGCGGTCAGCTGGACACCGGCGTGCTGGGTTTCACCAATGCGGCATCCTGGTCGTCCAAGGGCGCCGACCTCAAGGTGGTGGGCGGCGCCCAGCACGGCTTTCACGCCATCGTCGTGCGCGACGATACGGGCATCAAGGATGTGGCCGGCCTGAAAGGCCACACCCTGGCTTCGCAGAAGGAAGGCAGCACCGCCGATACGGTCCTGAAGGGCGTGGTGCTGAAGGATGCCGGCCTGAAGCCGGATGAACTGTCCATCATGGGCGTGAGCCCGCAGGTGGCTGTGCAGTCGCTGGTGGGCAAGCGGGTCGACGCCGCCTTCCTGTTCGAGCCTCAGGCGCGCATCGCCCAGCTGATTGCGCCGGTCACGCAAATCTATGAAGTCGGCCAGGTGTGGCCCTTCCCCTGCATGGTGGTCATCACCTCGGGCGACACGCTCAAGAAGCGCAAGGACGATGTCTGGAAATCGCTGGACGCGCAGCGCGATGCCATCGACCTGCTGCAGAACAAGCCGGAAGAGGGCGCCAAGCTGATCGCGAGCTATTTCATCGCCGAGCCCTCGCTCAAGACGCTCAAGCACGGCGAACTGCCTCGCGAGGACATCATCCGCGATGCCATCAAGAGCCAGACTTTCAGCCCGATCCTGACCGACAAGGAACTGGCGCGCATGCAGGAAATCGCCGACATCATGCAGGAGCAGGGCTCGCTGAAGACGCGCGATGGCAATGCCTTCGACGTCAGCAAGATCATCGACCTGGAATGGCAGAAGACGCGCAAGCTATAA
- a CDS encoding putative signal transducing protein, with product MIPIYCPKSESEASVIASLMDAYGIAFLMRGGAFSSMYPGPVANSLNARTLMVQEDQAELAMQLLQPFIEE from the coding sequence ATGATACCAATCTATTGCCCGAAATCGGAGTCCGAGGCCTCGGTCATCGCGTCGTTGATGGACGCATACGGCATCGCTTTCCTGATGCGTGGCGGCGCATTCAGTTCCATGTACCCGGGGCCGGTCGCCAACAGCCTGAATGCCCGAACCTTGATGGTGCAGGAAGACCAGGCCGAACTGGCCATGCAGTTGCTCCAGCCGTTTATCGAGGAGTAG